A stretch of the Actinomyces faecalis genome encodes the following:
- a CDS encoding YbjN domain-containing protein translates to MRGLFSGARRQDSGAASASASQQVRPLTRERVQELLDRHGWVYETDSDGDLVGRWDNDLLTFMVRGESGEVLNVMGYMLEDLPLEHLDEVRFALEEWHRGHIWPTCFWRQNDDALTFSVGASHMVDWEHGVADCQLEQQVACAMRTIADAFADVRSRLALRADGPNERQW, encoded by the coding sequence GTGCGAGGTCTCTTCTCCGGGGCGCGACGCCAGGACTCTGGTGCCGCCAGCGCGTCGGCCAGCCAGCAGGTGCGTCCCCTCACGCGTGAGCGTGTGCAGGAGCTGCTCGACCGCCACGGCTGGGTCTACGAGACGGACTCCGACGGCGACCTGGTGGGACGCTGGGACAACGACCTGCTGACCTTCATGGTGCGCGGCGAGAGCGGGGAGGTCCTCAACGTCATGGGCTACATGCTTGAGGACCTGCCGCTGGAGCACCTGGACGAGGTGCGCTTCGCGCTGGAGGAGTGGCACCGTGGGCACATCTGGCCCACCTGCTTCTGGCGTCAGAACGACGACGCCCTGACCTTCTCCGTCGGCGCCTCCCACATGGTCGACTGGGAGCACGGGGTGGCCGACTGCCAGCTGGAGCAGCAGGTGGCCTGTGCGATGAGAACGATCGCTGACGCCTTCGCGGACGTGCGGAGCCGGCTCGCACTGCGTGCCGACGGCCCGAACGAGAGGCAGTGGTGA
- the fdhD gene encoding formate dehydrogenase accessory sulfurtransferase FdhD gives MSRLTSRHRILAVDADHPSGWGRVDTLSVEEPLEIRVGGEPYTVTMRTPGHDVELAQGLLAAEGVITTLEDVRTARYCAGSVTDDATGRPVNTYNVLDLRLAPGVEVPPERLRQVVTSSACGVCGTQSVDLLRTQVPWDLHADHVQVGAATVLAMPRALREAQKVFSSTGGLHGVALFDASGRLLVAREDVGRHNATDKVVGWAMQQGLRPARGTVLFVSGRTSFELAQKAAMAGVPVLAGISAPSSLAVEVAQEVGMTLIGFVRGERMNVYTHPERIMLPG, from the coding sequence ATGTCGAGGCTGACCTCGCGTCACCGCATCCTGGCTGTCGACGCCGACCACCCCTCCGGGTGGGGCCGGGTGGACACGCTCAGCGTCGAGGAGCCGCTGGAGATCCGCGTGGGTGGTGAGCCCTACACGGTCACCATGCGCACTCCCGGCCACGACGTCGAGCTCGCGCAGGGCCTGCTCGCCGCCGAGGGCGTCATCACCACGCTGGAGGACGTGCGAACGGCGCGCTACTGTGCGGGCTCGGTCACGGACGACGCCACCGGCCGGCCCGTCAACACCTACAACGTCCTGGACCTGCGTCTGGCACCGGGGGTGGAGGTCCCGCCTGAGCGCCTGCGACAGGTAGTCACCTCCTCCGCCTGCGGAGTGTGCGGGACCCAGTCGGTCGACCTGCTGCGTACCCAGGTGCCCTGGGACCTGCACGCTGACCACGTCCAGGTCGGGGCGGCCACCGTGCTGGCGATGCCCAGGGCGCTGCGCGAGGCCCAGAAGGTGTTCTCCTCCACCGGGGGCCTGCACGGCGTCGCGCTCTTTGACGCCTCGGGACGGCTCCTGGTGGCACGCGAGGACGTGGGAAGGCACAACGCCACGGACAAGGTCGTGGGCTGGGCGATGCAGCAGGGACTGCGTCCGGCGCGCGGCACGGTGCTCTTCGTCTCCGGCCGCACCAGCTTTGAGCTGGCCCAGAAGGCAGCCATGGCCGGCGTCCCCGTCCTGGCCGGGATCAGCGCCCCGTCATCGCTGGCTGTCGAGGTCGCCCAGGAGGTCGGCATGACCTTGATCGGCTTCGTGCGCGGCGAGCGGATGAACGTCTACACCCATCCCGAGCGGATCATGCTGCCCGGCTAG
- a CDS encoding MBL fold metallo-hydrolase yields the protein MILERTLAAVFGANCYVLADGPGHPALVVDPGAGATRGALALLRSHGLSLGAVLLTHGHADHVWDAQRLIDAAHAEGMLASQDAVTVPVYVPEPDRYRLEDPDTTTAIRANGMTFAQIASSPWLAPSDVRILPASAFTQAFEIVPGVGLQAVAAPGHSEGSSLFFLNATLGDNDLLYEAEVLDDPSTVEEKSYLLALSGDVIFKGSVGRTDLPGGDQVQMWATLRFLAAAVDPATVLLPGHGAVTTMEHEHRGNPYLAEAKVRGGDRHA from the coding sequence ATGATCCTTGAGCGCACCCTCGCTGCTGTCTTCGGCGCCAACTGCTACGTGCTGGCTGACGGGCCCGGACACCCGGCCCTCGTCGTCGACCCCGGCGCCGGTGCCACGCGCGGCGCCCTGGCCCTGCTGCGCTCCCACGGCCTGAGCCTGGGGGCGGTCCTGCTCACCCACGGCCACGCCGACCACGTCTGGGACGCACAGCGGCTCATCGACGCCGCCCACGCAGAGGGGATGCTCGCCAGCCAGGACGCGGTGACCGTCCCGGTCTACGTCCCTGAGCCCGACCGCTACCGTCTGGAGGACCCCGACACGACGACGGCGATCCGGGCCAACGGGATGACCTTCGCCCAGATCGCCTCCAGCCCGTGGCTGGCTCCGAGCGACGTGCGCATCCTTCCCGCCTCCGCCTTCACCCAGGCCTTTGAGATCGTGCCAGGAGTCGGGCTCCAGGCGGTGGCCGCCCCGGGGCACTCGGAGGGCTCCAGCCTGTTCTTCCTCAACGCCACCCTGGGCGACAACGACCTGCTCTACGAGGCTGAGGTCCTGGACGACCCCTCGACGGTGGAGGAGAAGAGCTACCTCCTGGCCCTGAGCGGGGACGTCATCTTCAAGGGCAGCGTGGGGCGGACTGACCTGCCCGGCGGGGACCAGGTCCAGATGTGGGCCACGCTGCGCTTCCTCGCCGCGGCGGTGGATCCTGCCACGGTGCTCCTGCCAGGGCACGGGGCGGTGACGACGATGGAGCACGAGCACCGCGGCAACCCCTACCTGGCCGAGGCCAAGGTCCGCGGCGGGGACCGGCACGCCTGA
- a CDS encoding DEAD/DEAH box helicase: MSSTTGSTASSASSGQGDGPLSLDDLFNAEVAGASSAPSASDTEPPAGPATAEDEELDSFVESEDEPDDVDTAGELNLPENDPEDEGDLDEDDAEGEEMDEDEVDGHLPFAPTTASATSADEAAEDDDAARSPEEVTFADLGLPADLLKAVTDMGYVTPTAIQREAIPVLLSGRDVVGVAQTGTGKTAAFGLPLLDAVDARDGEVQALVLAPTRELALQSAEAITDMASRSRGLDVVAVYGGAPYGPQIGALKSGAQVVVGTPGRVIDLIDKGALHLEQVRYFVLDEADEMLRMGFAEDVETIAASLPADRRTALFSATMPPAIQAVARQHLSDPARVEVSRQSSTVDTVHQTYAVVPFRHKVGAVSRVLATTEAEAAIVFVRTKSTAEDVAIELAGRGIQAAAISGDVPQRERERLVERLRTGTLDVLVATDVAARGLDVDRIGLVVNFDVPREAEAYVHRIGRTGRAGRHGEAVTFLTPKEKGKLRQIERLTGTRLEEITLPSPADVSRHRAATLLDKAAERHERGRLEMYTEMVQDKAAGLEIEVSDLAATLLALAVGDAGPRTWQERKEEPRQRVRREENVDSEGTFVSATFEGGRDRGERGRGRDRIEGKPGASRGGRRHEDGTGTVYRVEVGHRDRVLPGAIVGALANEGGISGSDIGKIDILQSFSLVEIHAPLSDEQLQVMGRATFGGRELRIHPDQGPGQGWDGSDNAPSEHSQRRSERPHREDGERGGWRGGRQDRGERGGRGGYRSDRSERGGYREGRQDGERGGWRGGRQDRGERGGRGGYRSDRSERGGYREGRQDGERGGWRGGRQDRGERGGRGGYRSDRSERGGYREGRQDGERGGWRGGRQDRGRDRW; this comes from the coding sequence ATGAGTAGCACCACTGGGTCCACTGCATCTTCTGCCTCCTCCGGCCAGGGCGACGGCCCTCTGAGCCTCGACGACCTGTTCAACGCCGAGGTGGCTGGGGCCTCCTCGGCCCCGAGCGCCTCTGACACCGAGCCACCGGCCGGTCCTGCCACCGCGGAGGACGAGGAGCTCGACTCCTTCGTGGAGTCTGAGGACGAGCCTGACGACGTCGACACCGCTGGCGAACTGAACCTGCCCGAGAACGACCCCGAGGACGAGGGCGACCTCGACGAGGACGACGCTGAGGGAGAGGAGATGGACGAGGACGAGGTCGACGGCCACCTTCCCTTCGCCCCTACCACCGCCTCGGCCACCTCCGCGGACGAGGCCGCGGAGGACGACGACGCAGCCCGGAGCCCCGAGGAGGTCACCTTCGCCGACCTCGGCCTGCCTGCGGACCTGCTCAAGGCCGTGACCGACATGGGGTACGTCACCCCCACCGCGATCCAGCGCGAGGCGATCCCGGTCCTGCTGTCTGGCCGTGACGTCGTCGGCGTGGCCCAGACCGGCACGGGCAAGACCGCAGCCTTCGGCCTGCCGCTGCTCGACGCCGTCGACGCCCGTGACGGCGAGGTCCAGGCCCTGGTCCTGGCGCCCACGCGTGAGCTGGCCCTGCAGAGCGCCGAGGCCATCACGGACATGGCCTCGCGCTCGCGTGGTCTGGACGTGGTTGCCGTCTACGGCGGCGCCCCCTACGGTCCGCAGATCGGCGCCCTGAAGTCGGGCGCACAGGTCGTCGTGGGCACCCCTGGGCGCGTCATCGACCTCATCGACAAGGGCGCCCTGCACCTGGAGCAGGTGCGCTACTTCGTGCTCGACGAGGCTGACGAGATGCTGCGCATGGGCTTCGCCGAGGACGTGGAGACCATCGCCGCCTCCCTGCCCGCGGACCGCCGCACGGCGCTGTTCTCCGCCACGATGCCCCCGGCGATCCAGGCGGTGGCGCGTCAGCACCTGAGCGACCCGGCACGTGTGGAGGTCTCGCGCCAGTCCTCCACCGTGGACACGGTCCACCAGACCTACGCCGTCGTCCCCTTCCGCCACAAGGTCGGCGCGGTCTCCCGAGTCCTGGCCACCACCGAGGCCGAGGCCGCCATCGTCTTCGTGCGCACCAAGTCCACGGCCGAGGACGTGGCCATCGAGCTGGCAGGGCGGGGGATCCAGGCCGCTGCCATCTCTGGTGACGTCCCCCAGCGCGAGCGCGAGCGCCTCGTCGAGCGCCTGCGTACCGGCACCCTGGACGTGCTGGTGGCCACGGACGTCGCAGCCCGCGGCCTGGACGTCGACCGCATCGGACTGGTCGTCAACTTCGACGTACCGCGTGAGGCCGAGGCCTACGTCCACCGCATCGGCCGTACCGGACGCGCCGGGCGCCACGGCGAGGCCGTCACCTTCCTGACCCCCAAGGAGAAGGGCAAGCTTCGTCAGATCGAGCGCCTGACGGGTACCAGGCTGGAGGAGATCACTCTGCCCTCCCCCGCGGACGTCTCACGCCACCGTGCAGCCACGCTGCTGGACAAGGCGGCCGAGCGCCACGAGCGCGGCCGGCTGGAGATGTACACCGAGATGGTCCAGGACAAGGCAGCCGGTCTGGAGATCGAGGTGAGCGACCTGGCGGCCACGCTGCTGGCGCTCGCTGTGGGTGACGCCGGCCCCAGGACCTGGCAGGAGCGCAAGGAGGAACCGCGCCAGCGCGTGCGTCGCGAGGAGAACGTCGACTCCGAGGGCACCTTCGTCTCCGCCACCTTTGAGGGCGGACGTGACCGTGGTGAGCGTGGTCGCGGCCGCGACCGGATCGAGGGCAAGCCCGGTGCCAGCCGTGGCGGACGCCGTCACGAGGACGGCACCGGCACGGTCTACCGCGTCGAGGTCGGTCACCGCGACCGCGTCCTGCCCGGAGCGATCGTGGGGGCGCTGGCGAACGAGGGTGGGATCTCCGGCTCTGACATCGGCAAGATCGACATCCTCCAGTCCTTCTCCCTGGTCGAGATCCACGCCCCGCTGAGCGATGAGCAGCTCCAGGTCATGGGACGTGCCACCTTCGGGGGCCGTGAGCTGCGGATCCACCCCGACCAGGGTCCGGGCCAGGGCTGGGACGGCAGCGACAACGCTCCCTCCGAGCACAGCCAGCGCCGCTCTGAGCGTCCTCACCGTGAGGACGGCGAGCGCGGTGGCTGGCGTGGCGGGCGTCAGGACCGTGGCGAGCGTGGAGGCCGCGGCGGCTACCGCTCGGACCGCTCTGAGCGCGGCGGGTACCGCGAGGGCCGCCAGGACGGCGAGCGCGGTGGCTGGCGTGGCGGGCGTCAGGACCGTGGCGAGCGTGGAGGCCGCGGCGGCTACCGCTCGGACCGCTCTGAGCGCGGCGGGTACCGCGAGGGCCGCCAGGACGGCGAGCGCGGTGGCTGGCGTGGCGGGCGTCAGGACCGTGGCGAGCGTGGAGGCCGCGGCGGCTACCGCTCGGACCGCTCTGAGCGCGGCGGGTACCGCGAGGGCCGCCAGGACGGCGAGCGCGGTGGCTGGCGTGGCGGGCGTCAGGACCGTGGTCGTGACCGCTGGTAG
- a CDS encoding dynamin family protein encodes MTETLIGAVEQLRSRLATVELPYQLPTRQHATERARQVADQLSDYVLPRLESLDAPVLAVVGGSTGAGKSTLVSSLVGRPVVASSAIRPTTRRPVLLHAPGEGHWFETDRVLGSLARVRVEAQAPATPPASVTARELELRESDWLVPGLALLDAPDVDSVADDNRALATALLASADLWVFVTTAARYADAVPWHHLRQAAARDVTVAIVLNRVPPEADEVEADLRRRLGEAGLGQAPVFVIGQAERDEQGLLASEVVRPVGQWLGRLAADAQARRQLSGRTVRGALQAAAEETEEVARALEDQEAEHDLLQDAARQAYERASEQVAITIADGTLLRGEVLARWQDLVGTGELLRGLERQVSRLRDRLGAALRGRPAPAAQAEEAIESSVVRLLVSQLGQAALETDRAWRRAGSAPAAVEELSTLLPTSEELSERAGALVRDWQAGVLEMVRAEGSSRRLTARVLSFGVGAVGVALMVVVFAHTGGLSGGEVGIAGGTALVAQRLLEAVFGDQAMRTMAARAYEDLLARTEELAQEHSQAVLGTLPRPVPASAQLRQDMERLRSRLEEQR; translated from the coding sequence GTGACTGAGACGCTGATCGGGGCTGTCGAGCAGCTGCGGTCCCGGCTGGCGACGGTCGAGCTGCCCTACCAGCTGCCGACGAGGCAGCACGCGACCGAGCGTGCCCGGCAGGTGGCCGATCAGCTCTCGGACTACGTCCTGCCCCGGTTGGAGTCCCTGGACGCCCCGGTGCTCGCCGTCGTCGGAGGCTCGACGGGTGCGGGCAAGTCCACCCTCGTCTCCTCCCTCGTCGGGCGGCCGGTCGTCGCCTCCTCCGCGATCCGTCCCACCACACGCCGGCCCGTGCTCCTTCACGCCCCGGGTGAGGGGCACTGGTTCGAGACTGACCGGGTGCTCGGCTCCCTGGCCCGTGTACGCGTGGAGGCACAGGCCCCGGCCACCCCGCCGGCCTCGGTGACGGCCCGCGAGCTGGAGCTGCGGGAGTCGGACTGGCTGGTCCCAGGCCTCGCGCTGCTGGACGCCCCGGACGTCGACTCCGTGGCTGACGACAACCGGGCGCTGGCCACCGCCCTGCTGGCCAGCGCCGACCTGTGGGTCTTCGTCACCACCGCGGCCCGCTACGCCGACGCCGTGCCCTGGCACCACCTGCGTCAGGCCGCTGCCAGGGACGTCACGGTGGCGATCGTGCTCAACCGGGTGCCGCCGGAGGCCGACGAGGTCGAGGCGGACCTGCGTCGTCGCCTGGGTGAGGCAGGTCTGGGGCAGGCCCCGGTCTTCGTCATCGGCCAGGCCGAGCGAGACGAGCAAGGGCTCCTTGCCTCCGAGGTGGTCAGGCCCGTGGGGCAGTGGCTGGGTCGCCTGGCTGCTGACGCCCAGGCTCGCCGGCAGCTGTCCGGACGGACGGTACGCGGCGCCCTCCAGGCGGCAGCGGAGGAGACCGAGGAGGTCGCTCGCGCCCTGGAGGATCAGGAGGCCGAGCACGACCTGCTCCAGGACGCCGCCAGACAGGCCTATGAACGGGCGAGTGAGCAGGTGGCGATCACCATCGCTGACGGCACGCTGCTGCGCGGCGAGGTCCTGGCCCGTTGGCAGGACCTGGTGGGGACCGGCGAGCTGCTGCGGGGTCTGGAGAGACAGGTCAGCAGGCTGCGCGACCGCCTGGGTGCGGCGCTGCGGGGGCGTCCGGCCCCGGCAGCACAGGCTGAGGAGGCGATCGAGTCCAGCGTGGTGCGCCTGCTGGTCTCCCAGCTGGGACAGGCTGCGCTGGAGACTGACCGAGCCTGGAGACGAGCCGGCAGCGCGCCGGCGGCCGTGGAGGAGCTGAGCACGCTCCTGCCGACGTCCGAGGAGCTGAGCGAGCGTGCGGGAGCACTGGTGCGTGACTGGCAGGCCGGCGTCCTGGAGATGGTGCGGGCGGAGGGCTCCAGCCGTCGTCTGACGGCTCGGGTGCTCTCCTTCGGCGTGGGAGCCGTCGGGGTCGCGCTCATGGTGGTCGTCTTCGCCCACACCGGGGGCCTGAGCGGGGGAGAGGTCGGGATCGCCGGCGGCACCGCCCTGGTCGCCCAACGACTGCTGGAGGCCGTCTTCGGGGACCAGGCGATGCGGACCATGGCCGCACGTGCCTACGAGGACCTCCTGGCCCGCACGGAGGAGCTGGCCCAGGAGCACTCTCAGGCGGTGCTGGGCACGCTGCCTCGGCCTGTGCCTGCCTCCGCCCAGCTGCGCCAGGACATGGAGCGGTTGCGCTCCAGGCTGGAGGAGCAGCGATGA
- a CDS encoding GTPase yields MRLRLQEQLEGLERVVALGHSLDHTQLDEALAPARELLERAGQRQRLAPGACVVALLGTTGSGKSSLFNALVGTDAARSSARRPTTTAPLAAVPPGDLGLTELLDWLKVDRRVEVTGAGLGPRTVLLDLPDIDSDEPGHRRTAARLAGLVDVLVWVLDPQKYADAVVHHDFLVPMAAHAEVTCLVLNQVDLLSSQEQEDVLSHLRCLLDDEGLEAVSPVALSARTGQGVARLRETICQVAAQQEAVTARLDADVRTTARSLAHELGTDTIQDDRDADRDDGVHLGRSRLEETAARASGVETVTWAVGRARAAEAASHVGWLPLRWLGRLRKDPLRALHLGAGRSLTQGETGSGPDEVTGRSSLPPIDPATAAELRTQARTVTDLACRSLPEQARSAVIAHSDDRAQRLGAALDLAVSSTPLGVGPAPRWWRLASGVQWLAALTALGGGAWLAATHLARWLLLVDLQPPRWGIVPWPAVVLVGGVVLGLAAAAAGRSLARLGARRVQRRAARRLREASDAVVRRDLLQPLQAEVRQWEELSRLLAQLSSSRR; encoded by the coding sequence ATGAGGCTCCGGCTCCAGGAGCAGCTGGAGGGCCTGGAACGGGTTGTGGCGCTAGGGCACAGCCTGGACCACACCCAGCTGGACGAGGCCCTGGCCCCAGCGCGCGAGCTGCTTGAGCGGGCCGGGCAGCGACAGCGGCTGGCGCCAGGAGCCTGTGTGGTCGCTCTGCTCGGAACGACCGGATCCGGAAAGTCCTCCTTGTTCAACGCCCTGGTCGGGACCGATGCCGCTCGTTCCTCGGCCCGCCGCCCGACGACGACGGCGCCCCTGGCCGCGGTGCCTCCGGGGGACCTGGGGCTCACCGAGCTGCTGGACTGGCTCAAGGTGGACCGACGGGTCGAGGTCACCGGTGCTGGCCTGGGACCGCGCACGGTCCTGCTCGACCTGCCTGACATCGACTCCGACGAGCCCGGGCACCGCCGTACGGCTGCGCGTCTGGCGGGCCTCGTCGACGTCCTGGTCTGGGTGCTGGACCCGCAGAAGTACGCCGACGCCGTCGTCCACCACGACTTCCTGGTGCCGATGGCAGCCCACGCGGAGGTCACCTGCCTCGTGCTCAACCAGGTCGACCTGCTCAGTAGCCAGGAGCAGGAGGACGTCCTGTCCCACCTCAGGTGCCTGCTGGACGACGAGGGACTGGAAGCGGTCTCGCCGGTCGCGCTCAGCGCGAGAACCGGTCAGGGCGTAGCGCGGTTGCGCGAGACGATCTGCCAGGTGGCTGCTCAGCAGGAGGCGGTGACGGCGCGACTGGATGCGGACGTGCGGACGACTGCGCGGAGCCTGGCCCATGAGCTTGGTACCGACACGATCCAGGACGATCGCGACGCGGACAGGGACGACGGGGTGCACCTCGGCCGGTCCCGGCTGGAGGAGACCGCTGCCCGGGCCAGCGGGGTGGAGACCGTCACGTGGGCCGTGGGCCGTGCGCGAGCCGCTGAGGCGGCCTCGCACGTCGGCTGGCTGCCGCTGCGGTGGCTAGGCCGGTTGCGCAAGGACCCGCTCCGCGCCCTGCACCTGGGAGCCGGCAGGAGCCTGACTCAGGGGGAGACGGGGTCCGGCCCAGACGAGGTCACTGGACGCAGCTCCCTGCCGCCGATCGACCCCGCGACGGCCGCGGAGCTGCGTACTCAGGCGCGCACCGTGACGGACCTGGCCTGTCGCAGCCTGCCTGAGCAGGCGCGCTCGGCGGTCATCGCTCATAGCGACGACCGCGCCCAGCGGCTCGGGGCCGCGCTGGACCTGGCGGTGAGTAGCACGCCGCTCGGAGTCGGTCCCGCACCTCGGTGGTGGCGTCTCGCCAGCGGGGTCCAGTGGCTGGCGGCCCTGACGGCCCTAGGAGGAGGTGCGTGGTTGGCAGCCACGCACCTGGCACGATGGCTGCTGCTCGTCGACCTTCAGCCCCCACGCTGGGGGATCGTGCCCTGGCCGGCGGTGGTACTCGTCGGCGGGGTCGTCCTAGGGCTGGCGGCCGCGGCGGCCGGCAGGTCCCTGGCGCGGCTGGGCGCGCGACGGGTACAGCGGCGGGCCGCGCGCAGGCTGCGTGAGGCCAGCGACGCCGTCGTGCGCAGGGACCTGCTCCAGCCTCTTCAGGCTGAGGTGAGGCAGTGGGAGGAGCTGTCGCGGCTCCTGGCTCAGCTGTCCTCATCGAGGCGCTAG
- the hisS gene encoding histidine--tRNA ligase, whose translation MPSMASSVSARPAQSTLSGFPEWLPAGRVIEQHFIDTLRHTFELHGYSGIETRAVEPLAQLTKKGETSKEVYLLSRLQADPTEREQEVDPARQLGLHFDLTVPFARYVVDNAGLLHFPFKRYQIQKVWRGERPQEGRFREFYQVDIDVVGDGTLPLHYDVEAPLIMHEALSALPVPAVTVHVSNRKVAQGFYQSIGISDDQLIEVLRVVDKLDKIGPEAVAAELVEVVGTTQAQAESALRLATICSSDPQAVREAVTQALDGAEPTELLVTGLDELSTLLETAARRRPGAIVADLKIARGLDYYTGTVYESFMEGAEDLGSVCSGGRYDSLASNGKRTFPGVGISIGLSRLLSRVIADELVEVSRAVPTAVLVAVTDEEHRAASDAVADALRARGVPTDVAPTAAKFGKQIKFADKRGIPFVWFPGTDGEEDSVKDIRSGEQVPADARTWVPADQADLRPRLRVRGD comes from the coding sequence ATGCCGTCCATGGCCTCATCCGTATCTGCGCGCCCAGCCCAGTCCACCCTGTCCGGCTTCCCCGAGTGGCTTCCCGCCGGACGCGTCATCGAGCAGCACTTCATCGACACCCTGAGGCACACCTTCGAGCTCCACGGCTACAGCGGCATCGAGACCCGCGCGGTGGAGCCCCTGGCCCAGCTGACGAAGAAGGGGGAGACCTCCAAGGAGGTCTACCTCCTGTCCCGGCTGCAGGCTGATCCCACCGAGCGGGAGCAGGAGGTCGACCCGGCCAGGCAGCTGGGCCTGCACTTCGACCTCACCGTGCCCTTCGCCCGCTACGTCGTCGACAACGCCGGCCTCCTGCACTTCCCCTTCAAGCGCTACCAGATCCAGAAGGTCTGGCGCGGCGAGCGTCCCCAGGAGGGACGCTTCCGTGAGTTCTACCAGGTCGACATCGACGTCGTCGGTGACGGCACCCTGCCGCTGCACTATGACGTCGAGGCCCCGCTCATCATGCACGAGGCCCTGTCCGCCCTGCCGGTCCCGGCGGTGACCGTCCACGTGTCCAACCGCAAGGTGGCCCAGGGCTTCTACCAGTCGATCGGTATCAGCGACGACCAGCTGATCGAGGTCCTGCGCGTGGTCGACAAGCTCGACAAGATCGGCCCCGAGGCCGTGGCGGCCGAGCTGGTCGAGGTTGTCGGGACCACGCAGGCCCAGGCTGAGTCGGCTCTGCGCCTGGCCACGATCTGCTCCTCGGACCCGCAGGCGGTGCGCGAGGCAGTGACCCAGGCCCTGGACGGCGCTGAGCCCACCGAGCTGCTGGTGACCGGTCTGGACGAGCTGTCCACCCTGCTGGAGACCGCGGCCCGGCGTCGTCCCGGCGCGATCGTGGCCGACCTCAAGATCGCCCGCGGCCTGGACTACTACACCGGCACGGTCTACGAGTCCTTCATGGAAGGGGCTGAGGACCTGGGATCGGTGTGCTCGGGAGGGCGCTACGACTCCCTGGCCTCCAACGGCAAGCGCACCTTTCCCGGGGTCGGTATCTCGATCGGTCTGTCTCGCCTGCTCTCGCGCGTCATCGCTGACGAGCTGGTCGAGGTCAGTCGGGCCGTCCCGACGGCCGTCCTCGTCGCCGTGACCGACGAGGAGCACAGAGCCGCCTCGGACGCTGTGGCGGACGCGCTGCGTGCACGCGGCGTCCCCACCGACGTGGCGCCGACGGCGGCCAAGTTCGGTAAGCAGATCAAGTTCGCCGACAAGCGCGGCATCCCCTTCGTCTGGTTCCCGGGAACCGACGGCGAGGAGGACTCGGTCAAGGACATCCGCTCCGGCGAGCAGGTCCCGGCCGACGCCCGTACCTGGGTCCCGGCCGACCAGGCGGACCTGCGTCCCCGGCTGCGGGTACGCGGTGACTGA
- a CDS encoding YbjN domain-containing protein → MSLFSRSPGHVPQAPGPAAGSAQVLAPLSQDRLVALFKERDWRYFIDSDGDLGGMWDDATFYFTLAGEKQEVLRIWAQLPGTVDATHLEQVRTVLDASHRRSAWPTASYRIDDDGEVRVFASHAVDYEYGLSDLQLAQHVDCAIATVNGLFADLNEVLGR, encoded by the coding sequence GTGAGCCTCTTCTCCCGTTCCCCGGGCCACGTCCCGCAGGCCCCGGGGCCTGCCGCGGGCTCAGCGCAGGTGCTGGCGCCGTTGAGCCAGGACCGTCTGGTCGCTCTGTTCAAGGAGCGGGACTGGCGCTACTTCATCGACTCCGACGGCGACCTGGGCGGGATGTGGGACGACGCCACCTTCTACTTCACCCTGGCCGGGGAGAAGCAGGAGGTGCTGCGCATCTGGGCGCAGCTGCCAGGCACCGTCGACGCTACCCACCTGGAGCAGGTGCGCACGGTCCTGGACGCCTCGCACCGGCGCAGCGCCTGGCCCACCGCGAGCTACCGGATTGACGACGACGGCGAGGTGCGGGTCTTCGCCAGCCACGCGGTGGACTACGAGTACGGTCTGAGTGATCTCCAGCTGGCCCAGCACGTGGACTGCGCGATCGCCACGGTCAACGGTCTGTTCGCAGACCTCAACGAGGTGCTAGGACGGTGA